A genomic region of Thunnus maccoyii chromosome 13, fThuMac1.1, whole genome shotgun sequence contains the following coding sequences:
- the bicdl2 gene encoding BICD family-like cargo adapter 2 isoform X2 — protein MPKTWGSNPRLSTMFTPRKNSLPSPSLEDSFFPLSSSSSVSLSFALPSSTSSPGGIDGGGGIETDLILAAELGQALLEKNEELAASLEQREREVEALQQEKHVLHRKLEMNELASGQKEAELTADLAALKAELEQHHNQGRDKRRDESEQLTQLANHNQRLVEQLAEAVTLEHSLRTELRSLREEMEESSFSRNISFTQVENIQAENRVLLERLSRMEVQLKATQEDSDRVRMERDGLRDRLSELQAMLREKEAEAKEALLAHSTVLQARDEEIQALKEELQSKQGELESLREEIKPFRSSPEKPSYSFLESELATVRQEKDTLTQQLLNTIKHKVALSQELDAWQEDMRLVINQQVLQREEERQKEQQREKQSQGGLQRSKSLKVKGEGGKGFFSSFFRDK, from the exons ATGCCCAAGACGTGGGGGTCAAACCCACGACTGTCAACAATGTTCACCCCAAGGAAAAACAGTCTTCCCTCCCCCAGCCTGGAGgactccttcttccctctctcctcatcatcctccGTCTCGCTCTCCTTTGCTCTGCCCTCATCTACGTCCTCTCCCGGTGGCATTGATGGCGGAGGCGGGATAGAAACAGACCTGATACTGGCTGCGGAGCTGGGACAGGCTTTACTGGAGAAGAATGAGGAGCTGGCAGCCTCTctggagcagagggagagggaggtggag GCTTTACAGCAGGAGAAACACGTTCTTCATAGAAAGCTGGAGATGAATGAACTGGCATCTGGGCAGAAAGAGGCAGAGCTGACAGCAGATTTAGCCGCTTTAAAGGCTGAGCTGGAGCAACATCACAACCAGGGGCGAGACAAGCGAAGGGACGAGAGTGAACAACTCACTCAGTTAGCCAATCACAACCAGCGCTTGGTGGAGCAGCTTGCCGAG GCTGTAACACTGGAACACTCCTTGAGGACTGAGCTCCGTTCCCTCAGAGAAGAGATGGAAGAGTCATCTTTCAGCCGAAATATCAGCTTCACACAAGTAGAGAACATACAAGCAGAG AACAGAGTTTTGCTGGAGCGGCTGTCGCGCATGGAGGTACAACTAAAAGCTACTCAAGAGGACAGTGATAGAGTCCGCATGGAGAGAGATGGCCTGAGAGACAGACTGTCAGAACTGCAGGCGATGCTACGAGAGAAAGAAGCAGAG GCTAAAGAGGCACTTCTAGCTCACTCCACGGTCCTCCAAGCAAGAGATGAAGAGATACAAGCACTCAAAGAGGAG CTGCAATCTAAACAAGGAGAGCTGGAGTCTTTGAGGGAAGAAATAAAGCCCTTTAGAAGCAGTCCTGAAAAGCCAAGCTACAG TTTCTTAGAGAGTGAGCTGGCCACAGTGCGTCAGGAGAAAGACACACTGACCCAACAGCTTCTCAACACCATCAAACACAAGGTGGCGCTGTCCCAAGAGTTGGATGCCTGGCAG GAGGACATGCGATTGGTGATCAATCAACAGGTGCTgcaaagggaggaggagagacagaaggaaCAGCAGCGAGAGAAACAAAGTCAAGGAGGACTCCAAAGAAGCAAGTCTTTGAAAGtgaaaggagaaggagggaaaggattcttctcttcttttttcagaGACAAATaa
- the bicdl2 gene encoding BICD family-like cargo adapter 2 isoform X1, whose translation MPKTWGSNPRLSTMFTPRKNSLPSPSLEDSFFPLSSSSSVSLSFALPSSTSSPGGIDGGGGIETDLILAAELGQALLEKNEELAASLEQREREVEALQQEKHVLHRKLEMNELASGQKEAELTADLAALKAELEQHHNQGRDKRRDESEQLTQLANHNQRLVEQLAEAVTLEHSLRTELRSLREEMEESSFSRNISFTQVENIQAENRVLLERLSRMEVQLKATQEDSDRVRMERDGLRDRLSELQAMLREKEAEIEQEQGVVFELRTLNRSLQQKSLNLGEESILDSTHTQPLSLLSEIQQSQAKEALLAHSTVLQARDEEIQALKEELQSKQGELESLREEIKPFRSSPEKPSYSFLESELATVRQEKDTLTQQLLNTIKHKVALSQELDAWQEDMRLVINQQVLQREEERQKEQQREKQSQGGLQRSKSLKVKGEGGKGFFSSFFRDK comes from the exons ATGCCCAAGACGTGGGGGTCAAACCCACGACTGTCAACAATGTTCACCCCAAGGAAAAACAGTCTTCCCTCCCCCAGCCTGGAGgactccttcttccctctctcctcatcatcctccGTCTCGCTCTCCTTTGCTCTGCCCTCATCTACGTCCTCTCCCGGTGGCATTGATGGCGGAGGCGGGATAGAAACAGACCTGATACTGGCTGCGGAGCTGGGACAGGCTTTACTGGAGAAGAATGAGGAGCTGGCAGCCTCTctggagcagagggagagggaggtggag GCTTTACAGCAGGAGAAACACGTTCTTCATAGAAAGCTGGAGATGAATGAACTGGCATCTGGGCAGAAAGAGGCAGAGCTGACAGCAGATTTAGCCGCTTTAAAGGCTGAGCTGGAGCAACATCACAACCAGGGGCGAGACAAGCGAAGGGACGAGAGTGAACAACTCACTCAGTTAGCCAATCACAACCAGCGCTTGGTGGAGCAGCTTGCCGAG GCTGTAACACTGGAACACTCCTTGAGGACTGAGCTCCGTTCCCTCAGAGAAGAGATGGAAGAGTCATCTTTCAGCCGAAATATCAGCTTCACACAAGTAGAGAACATACAAGCAGAG AACAGAGTTTTGCTGGAGCGGCTGTCGCGCATGGAGGTACAACTAAAAGCTACTCAAGAGGACAGTGATAGAGTCCGCATGGAGAGAGATGGCCTGAGAGACAGACTGTCAGAACTGCAGGCGATGCTACGAGAGAAAGAAGCAGAG atagaGCAGGAGCAGGGAGTGGTGTTTGAGTTGCGTACCTTGAATCGCTCTCTACAGCAAAAATCTCTGAACCTGGGAGAAGAGAGCATCCTggacagtacacacacacaacctctgTCTCTGCTTAGTGAAATTCAGCAATCGCAg GCTAAAGAGGCACTTCTAGCTCACTCCACGGTCCTCCAAGCAAGAGATGAAGAGATACAAGCACTCAAAGAGGAG CTGCAATCTAAACAAGGAGAGCTGGAGTCTTTGAGGGAAGAAATAAAGCCCTTTAGAAGCAGTCCTGAAAAGCCAAGCTACAG TTTCTTAGAGAGTGAGCTGGCCACAGTGCGTCAGGAGAAAGACACACTGACCCAACAGCTTCTCAACACCATCAAACACAAGGTGGCGCTGTCCCAAGAGTTGGATGCCTGGCAG GAGGACATGCGATTGGTGATCAATCAACAGGTGCTgcaaagggaggaggagagacagaaggaaCAGCAGCGAGAGAAACAAAGTCAAGGAGGACTCCAAAGAAGCAAGTCTTTGAAAGtgaaaggagaaggagggaaaggattcttctcttcttttttcagaGACAAATaa
- the mia gene encoding melanoma-derived growth regulatory protein isoform X1, with protein sequence MPCKLWLAFSVWLLLPTSDAGRQMPKLSDKKLCADSECSHPILIARALQDYYPGDCRFIPIRQGQLVYVYAMLKDRGNLFWAGSVQDSYYGQQEARVGHFPSSVVEETHALMPASTEVKTTKWDFYCY encoded by the exons ATGCCTTGCAAACTCTGGCTTGCTTTTTCTGTGTGGCTTTTACTGCCAACCTCTGATGCTGGAAGACAGATGCCTAAACTCTCCGACAAGAAACTCTGCGCTGACTCTGAATGCAGCC ACCCTATCTTGATAGCTCGTGCGCTGCAGGATTACTACCCTGGAGACTGCAGGTTCATCCCCATCAGACAGGGGCAGCTCGTCTATGTTTATGCAATGCTGAAGGACAGAGGGAACCTCTTCTGGGCCGGCAGT GTACAGGACTCTTATTACGGACAACAGGAGGCTCGCGTTGGCCACTTTCCCAGCAGTGTAGTGGAGGAGACACACGCTCTCATGCCAGCCAGCACTGAAGTCAAGACGACT AAATGGGACTTCTACTGTTACTGA
- the mia gene encoding melanoma-derived growth regulatory protein isoform X2, giving the protein MPKLSDKKLCADSECSHPILIARALQDYYPGDCRFIPIRQGQLVYVYAMLKDRGNLFWAGSVQDSYYGQQEARVGHFPSSVVEETHALMPASTEVKTTKWDFYCY; this is encoded by the exons ATGCCTAAACTCTCCGACAAGAAACTCTGCGCTGACTCTGAATGCAGCC ACCCTATCTTGATAGCTCGTGCGCTGCAGGATTACTACCCTGGAGACTGCAGGTTCATCCCCATCAGACAGGGGCAGCTCGTCTATGTTTATGCAATGCTGAAGGACAGAGGGAACCTCTTCTGGGCCGGCAGT GTACAGGACTCTTATTACGGACAACAGGAGGCTCGCGTTGGCCACTTTCCCAGCAGTGTAGTGGAGGAGACACACGCTCTCATGCCAGCCAGCACTGAAGTCAAGACGACT AAATGGGACTTCTACTGTTACTGA